Within Legionella birminghamensis, the genomic segment GATTTTTATCCGGGTGATGTTTCAATGCCAGCTTTCTGTATGCAATCCTGATGTCACGATCGGAAGATGAGGGTAAAACATTCAGGATTTGATAATAATTAGGCATACAGCGCTAAATAATTTACAAAGTGGTTATTATTAGTATAACTATTTTGGTGTAGATTGACAACGATCCAGTGTTACACAGGGCTGAGCCAATGGCTCTACAAGCTTTAATAAACATAATTTTGTTTACTTATCGACCAATTAATGATATTTTTGCGAATTTTATTGTTGACAAATTTATTATGAAACACTTGTCTTTTATAGTGGTAGGTGATGAAGGTTCAGGTAAAAGAAGCTTCGTAGACAGAGCTGCCCTTGATTTGTTTAATCCTTATGGCCACTTATTTCCGGGAGGCAAAGCTAAGACTTATTCCTATGGGAATGAAGAGATTATAGTTTTTTTTGAACCCAAACATGAAAATCAGCAAATTAGCAGGGCTGAAAAGGCAGATACTTTCTTCATCACTGTCGATTTATCAAATGCCAATTGGGTTAAGCGAGTTGAATTTCATATTGATCGGGTTTCACACACTCACCCTAAAAAGCCAATTGTTTTACTTGTCACTAAAGCAGATGAGCGCCCCTGTGATCATACTCTATTCCAACAGATAGTTAATAATCTGCGAGAACAGCAATACAATGTGTCCTATATTGAAACTTCAGCAAAAACGGGCTTAAACATACAAAAGGCAGTGGAGCTGGGGGTGGAAGTAGGGTTCCGGCAAGCAGAAGTTGAGCGACAATCTGCTGCACGCAGACACAATGTAGCGCAAAAACTGCTGAAAGATTTAGACCAATACACTTCGTTTTCTAATAAAGTAATCGCATATGGAAAGCTGATTTTTTCTTTTGGCCAATTTGGGTTAGCTGCAAAAAAACAAGCTT encodes:
- a CDS encoding GTPase domain-containing protein; this encodes MALQALINIILFTYRPINDIFANFIVDKFIMKHLSFIVVGDEGSGKRSFVDRAALDLFNPYGHLFPGGKAKTYSYGNEEIIVFFEPKHENQQISRAEKADTFFITVDLSNANWVKRVEFHIDRVSHTHPKKPIVLLVTKADERPCDHTLFQQIVNNLREQQYNVSYIETSAKTGLNIQKAVELGVEVGFRQAEVERQSAARRHNVAQKLLKDLDQYTSFSNKVIAYGKLIFSFGQFGLAAKKQALAEQIKKETSINVGKYKQANKDLVKSEFNRSWFFSKHYTLANSKKNNDSEFDLGELGRILDRAKI